The Engystomops pustulosus chromosome 9, aEngPut4.maternal, whole genome shotgun sequence genome includes a window with the following:
- the NDOR1 gene encoding NADPH-dependent diflavin oxidoreductase 1 has translation MEGDKQTERRILILYGSQTGTAEDMAERLGREARRRHFTCRVDSIDSYNIANLIHEHLAVFVCATTGQGDPPDNMKNFWRFIFRRNLPHNSLCQMDFAVLGLGDSSYPKFNFIAKKLHKRLQQLGANPLQAPALGDDQHDLGPDAVVDPWLSDLWDKVLSLYPLPAGLSIISDLIMLPPKFSLRFLDKQETICNAAEREDSGGIATELQPHHATLVTNQRVTAQDHFQDVRIIEFDITGSGIQYSPGDVVMIQPQNSHKDVQMFCSLLRLHPDSLFVLEPHDPDTPVPPQLPQPCSVQHLVERYLDIRSVPRRSFFQLLSYFSPDEQEREKLLEFSSAVGQDELYTYCNRPRRTTLEVLIDFPHTTPCIPADYLLELFPRIRPRAFSIASSMQVHPNKLQILMAVVQYKTRLHEVRRGLCSSWLASISPEDGKRVPLWVKKGTLKFPSDPDTPLIMVGPGTGVAPFHSAIQERAALGKAGNNLFFGCRGKNKDFYYKDEWEALEKMGHLRLFTAFSRDQEEKIYVQHRITENAAYLWELFSSKQAYFYIAGNAKSMPNQVTDALKSIFQSEGGMSALEAEQYLVMLEKCGRFQSETWS, from the exons ATGGAGGGAGATAAACAG ACAGAGAGAAGGATCCTGATTCTCTATGGGAGTCAGACGGGGACGGCGGAGGACATGGCGGAGAGGCTCGGGCGGGAGGCCCGGCGCAGACACTTCACCTGCAGGGTGGACTCTATTGACAGCTACAATATT GCGAATCTTATCCATGAACATCTGGCCGTATTTGTCTGCGCTACAACCGGACAAGGAGATCCCCCAGATAATATGAAG aacttcTGGAGATTCATCTTCCGCAGGAACCTGCCCCATAACTCCTTGTGTCAGATGGATTTCGCTGTTCTAGGTCTTGGAGATTCTTCTTATCCAAA GTTTAACTTCATCGCCAAAAAACTGCACAAGCGCCTTCAGCAGCTCGGAGCCAATCCTCTGCAAGCACCAGCCCTGGGGGACGACCAGCACGATCTGGG CCCTGATGCCGTTGTGGATCCGTGGCTGAGTGATCTGTGGGATAAGGTCCTCTCCTTGTACCCGCTGCCTGCTGGCCTCAGCATCATCAGTGACCTTATCAT GCTACCCCCAAAGTTCTCCCTCCGCTTCCTGGATAAACAGGAGACTATATGTAACGCCGCAGAAAGAGAAGACAGTGGGGGCATCGCAACAGAGCTACAGCCCCACCACGCCACACTGGTGACTAaccaacgtgtgactgcacaggACCATTTCCAGGATGTACGGATCATAGAGTTTGATATCACCGGATCCGGCATTCA ATATTCCCCTGGTGATGTAGTGATGATCCAGCCTCAGAACTCCCATAAGGATGTGCAGATGTTCTGTTCTCTTCTCCGTCTTCatccggacagtctctttgtcTTGGAGCCGCATGATCCAG acacccctgttccccctcagCTCCCTCAGCCGTGCTCGGTGCAGCACCTGGTGGAGAGATATCTGGATATCCGCTCCGTTCCCCGACGCTCCTTCTTCCAGCTCCTCTCCTACTTCTCTCCAGATGAACAGGAAAGAGAGAAGCTGCTGGAATTCAGTTCAGCCGTCGGTCAGGATGAACTCTATACATACTGCAACCGGCCACGGCGGACCACCCTGGAG GTTCTCATTGATTTCCCACATACCACCCCATGCATCCCTGCAGATTATCTCCTGGAACTTTTCCCTCGCATACGTCCCCGCGCGTTCTCCATCGCCTCATCCATGCAG GTGCATCCCAATAAACTGCAGATTCTGATGGCTGTGGTGCAGTACAAAACGAGGCTACACGAGGTCCGCAGAGGTCTGTGCTCTTCATGGCTGGCGTCTATCAGCCCAGAGGATG GTAAACGGGTTCCATTATGGGTGAAAAAGGGGACTCTGAAGTTCCCCAGTGACCCCGATACCCCGCTGATTATGGTGGGACCCGGGACTGGGGTGGCTCCGTTTCATTCGGCCATACAGGAGAGGGCGGCACTTGGTAAAGCCG GAAACAATTTGTTTTTTGGCTGCAGAGGAAAAAACAAAGATTTCTATTACAAGGATGAATGGGAGGCTCTGGAGAAGATGGGGCACCTCAGGTTATTTACTGCCTTCAGCCGGGATCAG GAGGAGAAGATCTACGTTCAGCATCGGATAACGGAGAACGCTGCTTATCTCTGGGAATTATTCAGTAGTAAACAAGCCTACTTCTACATAGCCGG AAATGCAAAGTCGATGCCCAACCAAGTGACCGATGCCTTGAAGTCCATTTTCCAGTCTGAAGGTGGAATGTCGGCCCTGGAGGCTGAGCAGTACCTGGTGATGCTAGAGAAATGTGGACGCTTTCAGAGCGAGACCTGGTCATAA
- the TMEM203 gene encoding transmembrane protein 203 produces MLFSLRELVQWLGFAQFEIFLHILALLIFTILLAIKVDGLVPSLGWWSVFIPFFAADGLSTYFTAIVTVRLFQDGEKRQALLRLFWILTILSLKFVFEMLLCQKLEEQTKGLWYGLIMSPVFILLQLLMIRACRVN; encoded by the coding sequence ATGCTGTTCTCCCTGCGGGAGCTGGTCCAGTGGTTGGGGTTTGCACAGTTTGAGATCTTCCTCCATATCTTGGCTCTGCTGATCTTCACCATCCTCTTGGCCATCAAGGTGGACGGACTGGTCCCGAGCCTGGGCTGGTGGAGCGTCTTCATCCCATTCTTTGCGGCAGATGGACTGAGCACATACTTCACGGCCATTGTCACTGTGCGGCTCTTCCAGGATGGGGAGAAGCGTCAGGCCTTGCTGCGGCTCTTCTGGATCCTCACCATCCTCAGCCTCAAGTTTGTGTTTGAGATGCTGCTGTGCCAGAAGCTGGAGGAGCAGACAAAGGGGCTGTGGTATGGACTCATCATGTCCCCAGTCTTCATCCTGCTACAGCTGCTCATGATCCGAGCCTGCAGAGTCAACTAG